The Meiothermus sp. genome segment GCAGCAATAGTGGAGAGCACCAACCTGCCCAACGACCCCCTGCTGGGTCTCATCAACAACACCGCCTACGGAGCCGCCCGGCACGTCTACGTGGCGGCCTCGGGCAACTTCAGCCTGAAGTATTCGATGTACCCAGCCAACTGGAAGAACGTAGTCAATGTGACCGGCTCGACGGCCTCGAGCGGCCCCGACGGCAGGGTGCGCAACGACAAGTTGTTCAACCAGGGCGAGATCATGCACACGGCGGCCTCGCTGGTGCTCAACCCGCCGCCCTTGCTGCTGAACGGCAAAAAAGTCTACTACCTGGGTACCTCGTTCTCGGCGCCCACGGTGAGCGTGTTCAGCGCTCTGGACTTGGCGGGCTGGCTCAAGTGCGGCGGCGGGACGGGCGTCTCCAAGCTGGCGGTCAACTCGCTAGGATTGGTGGATCGGCACCTCGAGGACTGGGTCGTGAGCGGACAGGTGCAGCAGAAGGGCGCGGTGAGCGAACTCTGCACGGGGCCGTAGACCCCCGACATTGGCGAGTCCTGAGTTGATCTTGTAAATAACGAGCCTTGTATCGTGCCCATCTTCGCGAAGGGGGCGCTGCGTTGTGGTCACCTGTTCACGAAATTGCTGAAGACCTCGGCGCATGTTGGGGGGGCTTTTCCGCACCAAACCCCTTGCCCAAAATCGGACTAGGGCGTGCGGGGTGAGCGGCGGTTTTGTGAGTTCGTGTGCCGTACAGCGTAACCGCCCGATTCGGGGCCATCTAGAAACGCTCGAGAAACACCTTTTTTTCTACCCTCATCCCCGGAGGTGAGGGGAATGAATTGGAAGAAGTCAATGGGTATGACAGTGCTGCTGGCGCTGCTGGCGTCGTGCGGCGGCGGGAACCCCGGTGGGGGCGGCGACTCGGACATTTTCAAGCCCGAGAACGCATTCGGGAAGGCGCCACCCGAAGGGGCGGAAAACATCTCGCCGGAGGAGTTCGGCAACCTTAGCAAAGACCCCAACTTCCGCTGGGAGTCGGCCTCAGCACAGGCAATGCGCAAGCAAAAGACCGACGCCCAGTTCCAGGCCGACAAGGTGCTGCTCGAGGGCCTGGCCGACCCTCGACTGGCCCGCTTTCTCAAGAACCCGCTCCCCGGACTAAAGGAAAACTTTGGTGGGCAGTACCTGATCAGCGTGCCTACCCGCAGTGGCAAGATGCTCAAGGTGCTCACCCAGGGCAAGCGCGAGACCTACCGTGAGCTGGTCAGCGGGCGGCAGCGCTACCTCGACAAGAGCAACCAGTTGGGCGTCTACAAGAGCCTCTACGAGAGCCTTTCCGAAAGCCTGCGGAGCGGGCTGCCCGCCCCCCAAGACCTGCAGAACCAAAGCTATGAACAGATCATGACAGCGCTCAAACAGGCCGAGAACAAGCTGGCCAGCAACATCGAGCAGATTGAACTCCAGGCCGAGCAACGGGGCTTCTCACGCCCGGGCGTGAGCGCCCAGGCCGACCCCTACATGCCTCCCACCTACCCGGCCAACGCCAACGCCGAGGTCGAGTCAGGCGAAGGCTCCGACCGCACCGGCAACGGTTGCGGGCCGGTCTCCGGCGGGGTCTACGAGCGGCTGCACTGGGCACAGAAATACTTCACCACCAGTATCAAGAACCAGGGTAACCGGGGCTCCTGCGTCTCGTTCGCCCTTGCGTCGGCCCTCGAGACCCAGGTCGCCATCCGCAATGCCAGGTGGGTTAACCTGTCTGAGCAGTACCTCTACAACCGCATCAAGTCGGTCTGGGATCCCGACAACTACGGCGACGGCACCAACACCGCCGACGCCGCCGAGGAGTTCCACGACTCCGGCTACCTGCTCCCCTTCGAAAGCCAATGGAACTACAACCCCTCCTACAGCCGTGTGGATCACGAGGACGACGAGTACTACACCAAGAGCTGCACCGACTACGACGAGCGCTGCTCCAACACCACCCACCAGGGCAAGTTCGTATGCACCACCGTGGACAACGTGTCCTACTGCGGCTCCATCCCGCCCAACCCTGGCCAGGATGGCTACCGCATCTCCGAGTCGCACCTTTTGTGGTCAAACGGCATCTTTAGCGGTGATATCCCGGTGAACACCGTGCGCGCCCTGCTCACGCTGGGACACCCCATGGTGGTGGCCCTCGAGGTGTTCGAGAACGGTTTCTCCCCCAACGCCGAGGGCTTCCTCACCAGCTACGCCGACGACGATCTGCGCGGTGGTCATGCGGTGCACCTGGTGGGTTACCTCTCCAACGCCAAGATCCAGGCTAAGTTCCCCAACGCCCCGATCGGCGAGGGCGGTGGCTACTTCGTAATCAAGAACTCCTGGAGCGACTGCTGGGGCGACGGGGGCTACGTCTATATTCCGGTCAACTGGGCCAACCAGTTCTTCAAGAACATCACCTACTACACCGCGGGCAGCCTCTCGAGCATCTTCACCAACAAGCCCCCCGCCGTGCAGATCGCCGCGCCCTCGAACGGGAGCAGCTTTCCCTTCGCCCAGGACACCACCTACAAGGCCACCGCCACCGACCCCAACGGCGGCAACCTAATCATCCGCTGGTCGTCTAGTCTGGACGGCGACCTGGGCAGCGGCGCACAGATCACCAAGCACTTCACCAGCCCCGGTACCCGCGTCATCACCGCCGTGGCCGAGGATTCACTGGGCTTCAGGAGCGAGCCCGCCAGCATCACCGTGACCGGAATCAACCAGGCCCCCACCGCCAAAATCCTCACCCCCCTGCCTAGCGCCACCATCTACGCGGGCAGCACCGTGGTCAACTTCCAGGGGGAAGGCCTCGACGGCGACGGTGCATTCCCGGTTGAGCTGAGCTGCGACCGACTGAGCTGGAAGAGCAGCAACGCGGCGGACAATCTGGGCAGCGGCTGCGACTTTAACCACACCTTCACCACTACCGGAAGCCGCACCATCACCCTCACTGCCACCGACCTCTACGGCGCGAAGGGCACCGCAACGGTCTCGGTCAATGTGACGCCCAAGCCGCCGGCTGGGCCGCCGATTATCAACATCACCAACCCCATTGACGACAAGTACTATGGCAGCGCTAACACCAACATCCGCCTCTCCTACAGCAAGGACGACCCCGGCGAAAAGCCTGGCGATATGTACACGGTGGTGTGGCGGATTAAAGTCGGCAGCCAGACCAAGACCATCACCCCCAAGACCTGCACCATCCGGGGCCTGCCTTATCCATGTTTCAACCCATCGGAGATGGGCTATAACGACAATGGCGTCAAGCAAGCCGAGGTCTCGGTTTCGGTGACCGACGCCGAAGGTCTGACCGGCACCGACAAGGTGAATATCTCGTTCGGATTTGTGCCCTGATGCCTACTCGCTGAGCGCCGCTGGTACGGAGAAAGCATCTTGAGGCAATTTTTCATGGGGAAGGGTAGGGATGAAGGCTAGCAACGCTTCTGCAACGCCCGATTTTCTACCCTTTCCCCAGGAGGCCGTGCATGAGTGAACCCATTCCCAAGGAAGTCTGTTTCGAGTTGCGCATTCGGCCCGAGTCGGCGGCGTATTCCTGGCACGCCACCCTCAAGCTGCTGGCCCTCCAGCCGGGCCTCCCCCAGGGGGAACTCGAGCGCTACGAGTTTGACAGCCCGCTCGAGCTGGCCCGGCACCTGGCGAGCCTGGAAAACCCAAAGCCCAAAGGAAAATTGCGCTAAAGCGGTAGTGCGTCTTGGCAGGAGGAACCCTTATGATTCGAACGCTGCGCTGGACAGCTTTGGCTTTACTGTTCTGCATTCTGGCGGCGTGTGGCGGAGGGGGTAACCCCGGTACGAACAAACCCCCGGTAGCTTCCTTCACCGCAAACCCGACCGTACAGGCCGGAATCCCCTTGGCTTTCGACGGCTCGGCCTCCTCCGACCCCGACGGCGAGCCGCTCTCCTTTAGCTGGGAGTTCGGCGACGGGGTGCGGGGCGGGGCGGCCAAAATCGCGCACATCTTCACCGAGGCCGGAACCTTCAAGGTCAGGCTCACCGTGGGCGATGGCAGAGGCGGAACGAACAGCACCGAGAAAACCGTCACCGTCACCCCCGGCCCGGCCCCCTCCAAAACCGTCAGTGCCCTGGCCTTGGTGACCGACCCCTCGGGCAACGCCCTTTCCGGCGTTTCGGTAAGCGCGGCGGGCGGTGGCAACGCTACCACCGATGCCAGCGGCAGGGCCAGCGTGCCGGGCGTGGGGATGGGGGTTCCGGTCACGCTAAAGTTTTCCAAGACCGGTTTCGCCGACCAGTTCAAGGTGCTCGAGCTGCCCGCCGCCGCCGAGTCGGGCTATCTCGAGGCCCGCTTGATGCCTCGAGAATCCGCCCAAACCCTGGCGGATGCGGCCAAAGGTGGGAGCCTGACCGGGAAACAAGGCGCGAAGATCACCCTTCCGGCCAATGCCCTGGTGGACTCCGGTGGGAAACTGGTCAGCGGGGCTGTGCAGGTCAGCCTTTCGCCGGTGGACGTGGGGGCCAGCCCCGAGGCCTTCCCCGGCCGGTTCGCGGGGGTGGGGCCGACTGGCGAACAGGGCATTATTCCAGCTCTTCGCGCCACGGAGGGTTGGCCCCGGCGCGGGTACAGGTGATAGCTGCCACACCGGCGGCAAAGTTCATCAAGGCTGTAATTTGTTCGCCGTTCAGCGATTCCAGTGCGGCCCTGGCCCAGACCCCACTCTGCCACAGCCAGCTCAGGGTGCCGGACATGAAGGCATCCCCGGCGCCCACCGTGTCCACCACCTGAACCTGGGGAGCCTGGACTCGAACAATTTCCTGGTCGCGAACGGCAAAAGCCCCCTGGCCCCCACGGGTCACGATGACCCATACCGGGCCCTGTTTCTGCCACGCCTGGGCAACGCTTTCCAGCCGCTCGCCCGGATAGAGCCACTCGAGGTCGGCCTGGCTGACCTTGACCAGATCGACCTGCTCGAGCCAGCCCGAAAGCCGCTTGAGGTAGTCCTCGCGGTTTGGAATTAGAAAAGGCCGTACGTTGGGGTCAAGGGTGATCAGCCGCCGCCGGGCCTCGCGTTGCATCAGGCGCTCGAGGCTCGAGGCCCCGGGCTCCAGTACCAGCGAGTAGGAGCCAAAGTGCAGGGCCGCCTGGGGGGGGAGGGTGGTGGGCAGGTCTTCGGGGTAGAGCAAGCGGTCGGCGGTGTTTTCGCAGTAGAACGCAAAAAACTCGCCCGACTCGGAAGGGGTTACCAGGGCCAGGGTGGTAAGCTCCTGGCCCTCCTTGACATATTCCAGGCTTACCTTGCTCTCGGCCAGGTGGCGCCGGAGCAACTGCCCAAAGGCATCGCGCGATATTCGCCCCAGAAAGGCTGTGGGCGTGCCCAGGCGGCCTGCTCCCATGGCTACGTTGTACGGGGAACCACCGGGATGCGGGACGTAAGCAGTAGCGCCGTTGTGGGCAGTGGGGGTCATGTCTATCAGAGCTTCTCCGGCGACAATCAGCATGTTTCCTCCTGGGATGACAGGGCACGACTATGGGAGCAGTTTATCCTTGACTTTTGCGTCCTGTAAGCCCATCCGCCAGGCGGGTTTGTAGCGGCCTTTAGGGTAGACTTGAGGATGGAGATAACTATGGGACTGAGCAAAGGAAAGTTTGATCGGATTCAGGCTTGTGCCGACGACCATGGCGTAATTGCGGCTGCCGCAATGGATCAGCGCGGCTCCTTGCGCAAGGCCATTGCCAAGGCCAGAGGGGCGGAGGTGAGCGATGCCGAACTCACCGAGTTCAAAACCGCCGTGGTCAAAATCCTTACCCCCTATGCTTCGGCGATTTTGATTGATACTGAGTATGGCCTGCCCGCTCTAAAGCATAAAGCCCCCCGCACTGGCGTTCTGCTGGCCTATGAAAAGTCGGGCTACGACACCAGCACTTCAGGCCGCCTGCCCGACCTGCTGCCCGACCTGAGCGTGCGGCGCATTCAGGAAGCGGGCGGCGATGCGGTCAAGATTCTGCTCTACTACAACCCCGAAGACGACCCCAAAATCAACACCATTAAGCACGCCTTCATCGAGCGGGTAGGGGCCGAGTGCGCGGCCCTGGAGATGCCGTTTTTCCTCGAGCCCATCGCCTACAACGACCAGCTGGGCGAGGGCCTCGAGCTG includes the following:
- a CDS encoding C1 family peptidase translates to MTVLLALLASCGGGNPGGGGDSDIFKPENAFGKAPPEGAENISPEEFGNLSKDPNFRWESASAQAMRKQKTDAQFQADKVLLEGLADPRLARFLKNPLPGLKENFGGQYLISVPTRSGKMLKVLTQGKRETYRELVSGRQRYLDKSNQLGVYKSLYESLSESLRSGLPAPQDLQNQSYEQIMTALKQAENKLASNIEQIELQAEQRGFSRPGVSAQADPYMPPTYPANANAEVESGEGSDRTGNGCGPVSGGVYERLHWAQKYFTTSIKNQGNRGSCVSFALASALETQVAIRNARWVNLSEQYLYNRIKSVWDPDNYGDGTNTADAAEEFHDSGYLLPFESQWNYNPSYSRVDHEDDEYYTKSCTDYDERCSNTTHQGKFVCTTVDNVSYCGSIPPNPGQDGYRISESHLLWSNGIFSGDIPVNTVRALLTLGHPMVVALEVFENGFSPNAEGFLTSYADDDLRGGHAVHLVGYLSNAKIQAKFPNAPIGEGGGYFVIKNSWSDCWGDGGYVYIPVNWANQFFKNITYYTAGSLSSIFTNKPPAVQIAAPSNGSSFPFAQDTTYKATATDPNGGNLIIRWSSSLDGDLGSGAQITKHFTSPGTRVITAVAEDSLGFRSEPASITVTGINQAPTAKILTPLPSATIYAGSTVVNFQGEGLDGDGAFPVELSCDRLSWKSSNAADNLGSGCDFNHTFTTTGSRTITLTATDLYGAKGTATVSVNVTPKPPAGPPIINITNPIDDKYYGSANTNIRLSYSKDDPGEKPGDMYTVVWRIKVGSQTKTITPKTCTIRGLPYPCFNPSEMGYNDNGVKQAEVSVSVTDAEGLTGTDKVNISFGFVP
- a CDS encoding PKD domain-containing protein, producing the protein MIRTLRWTALALLFCILAACGGGGNPGTNKPPVASFTANPTVQAGIPLAFDGSASSDPDGEPLSFSWEFGDGVRGGAAKIAHIFTEAGTFKVRLTVGDGRGGTNSTEKTVTVTPGPAPSKTVSALALVTDPSGNALSGVSVSAAGGGNATTDASGRASVPGVGMGVPVTLKFSKTGFADQFKVLELPAAAESGYLEARLMPRESAQTLADAAKGGSLTGKQGAKITLPANALVDSGGKLVSGAVQVSLSPVDVGASPEAFPGRFAGVGPTGEQGIIPALRATEGWPRRGYR
- a CDS encoding tagatose 1,6-diphosphate aldolase; protein product: MGLSKGKFDRIQACADDHGVIAAAAMDQRGSLRKAIAKARGAEVSDAELTEFKTAVVKILTPYASAILIDTEYGLPALKHKAPRTGVLLAYEKSGYDTSTSGRLPDLLPDLSVRRIQEAGGDAVKILLYYNPEDDPKINTIKHAFIERVGAECAALEMPFFLEPIAYNDQLGEGLELAKAKPRYVAMYMEEFSKDRYGVDVLKVELPFNIAYTSGTLGFKGEEAYTRAQALQFLKDTASAAGKPFIYLSAGVSDAVFRESLEMAAEAGVPFSGVLCGRATWQDGIPVYAKQGLAALEDWLADQGVKNIQMLNEVLAKGAKPWWTHYGSLEAARG
- a CDS encoding carbohydrate kinase — protein: MLIVAGEALIDMTPTAHNGATAYVPHPGGSPYNVAMGAGRLGTPTAFLGRISRDAFGQLLRRHLAESKVSLEYVKEGQELTTLALVTPSESGEFFAFYCENTADRLLYPEDLPTTLPPQAALHFGSYSLVLEPGASSLERLMQREARRRLITLDPNVRPFLIPNREDYLKRLSGWLEQVDLVKVSQADLEWLYPGERLESVAQAWQKQGPVWVIVTRGGQGAFAVRDQEIVRVQAPQVQVVDTVGAGDAFMSGTLSWLWQSGVWARAALESLNGEQITALMNFAAGVAAITCTRAGANPPWREELE